A stretch of Arachis hypogaea cultivar Tifrunner chromosome 15, arahy.Tifrunner.gnm2.J5K5, whole genome shotgun sequence DNA encodes these proteins:
- the LOC112751393 gene encoding large ribosomal subunit protein bL12c, which yields MAATTALSTLTLSYPTPSSPYPAHPLSKTTTVHFPFATTATTTLTRRAASLGPISAVSAPEKIENLGAEISGLTLEEAKTLVDYLQDKLGVSAASFAPAAVVAAPGASSGGESAAAVEEKTEFDVVIEDVPSNARIAVIKAVRGLTSLALKEAKELIEGLPKKFKEGVSKEEAEEAKKQLEEAGAKITIA from the coding sequence ATGGCAGCAACGACCGCACTTTCAACACTAACATTATCTTATCCTACACCCTCCTCTCCTTATCCTGCGCACCCCCTCTCCAAAACCACCACCGTCCACTTCCCCTTCGCTACAACAGCCACCACCACTCTCACCCGCCGCGCCGCCTCACTCGGCCCTATCTCCGCCGTCTCGGCGCCGGAGAAGATCGAGAACCTCGGTGCCGAGATCTCCGGCCTCACATTGGAAGAAGCCAAGACTCTCGTGGACTATCTCCAGGACAAGCTCGGCGTATCCGCGGCGTCGTTCGCGCCTGCCGCCGTGGTGGCCGCACCGGGCGCATCAAGCGGCGGAGAAAGCGCCGCTGCGGTGGAGGAGAAAACGGAGTTCGACGTGGTAATTGAGGATGTTCCGAGCAACGCGAGAATCGCAGTAATCAAAGCGGTGAGAGGATTGACGAGTTTGGCGCTGAAGGAAGCGAAGGAATTAATCGAAGGTTTGCCGAAGAAGTTCAAAGAAGGAGTTTCGAAGGAAGAAGCTGAAGAAGCTAAGAAGCAACTTGAAGAAGCTGGTGCTAAGATCACAATCGCTTAg